The genomic window TCCGATCTCCTTAGTTGACTTCGTTGTGCTTCACTGCCGGGAACTCACTCTGAATCCTGAGTACATCCTGCGAGCTACTGCTTCTGTAAAGTTCGGATATAAGCGATCACATCCTTGGTTTCTTGATCCGAGAGTTTGCTGGAATAGGCTGACATCTTTCCTTTTCCATTTTTCGTATCCGCGACAAAGTCGGCGTCGGACATTTAGCGCATCTCTGGCGAGTTGAACGAGGGGGTCTTGGTAGCCTTCCCCGCTGCGGTATTCCCAGCACCATCGGCGCCATGGCACATGCTGCACTTGGCTTTATAGGTGCTCGATCCGGAATTCTGCGCGCCCGTCCCGAGTAGCGAAAAGAGCAGGAGAATTGCCAGAGCCACCGATCTCTTTGCATGCTTCACTGCTCCAACTCCTCCTTTCATGAACTGTTCGGCAACTTTCCTTGCTGCCATCAAAACTCGTAATGCATGCTTATCGTGTAGAGATTGCCTCGGAAAGCGCGCGGCAGCGTGGGCCCGACAGGACCGCCTTCACCATATCCGTAGTAGTTCCATTCGGCTTTCCATATCCAACCCGGGTGTAATGTCCAAGCGACATTGGCATAGGGAGATTGGTATTCGGACTGCAGCGAGCCCGGAACCTGCCGAGGATTGAGGGTGTCCGTGTTGCCGCTCACGGCACTCATGCGATAGCCGACAGCGGAGCGGAACTGTTTGACGGGCGCAAGCGTGATCCCGATCGCCCCGTACTGCGTGGGAGCATCGTAGTAGCCATTGCCAAGATATGTGTTGGTGCCGCACCCCGTTCCCACGGGCACGGGCACTGCATCTGTTGGCGCGGGTGTTGCCGCATAACACAGGTTTGTCCTGGAGAAGATGTCCATGTAACCGTAGCTGAGCTCCAGCCCATAGTGCTCGCTAGGCATGAGAGAAGCGCCCAGACTTACGATTCGGCTATGGTCCAGATGATTGACATACTGGACATTGTTTCGCCGTTCCAGATCGTTGAAAGCTCCCGAGATAGTGGCCCAGTCCTTCGGCTTGTATGTTGCGCGGAAGTTATAGCGCTGCAATGCCCGCGGACTGATTTGTGTATATGTGCGGTTAGCATAGGACGCCTCTATGCTTCCGTTGATTCTCCATTGGCTGGTCGGACGCAGTGCGAGTCCCAATATGCCGCCATTCTCATGGATCCCGAGCGTATACGCAGTTCCGTTCGGAAGCGCATCGGTCACCGCGGTGGAGGAGCGGGCAATGTCGCGAGAGCGGTAACGATATCCGAGGGAGATGGTAGCGCGGGACGACGCCAGCCAAGCCGCAGTCAACGTGTTGGTCTCCGTCTTTTGGCCGAGGAAAGCATTGGCGGTAGTCACGGCGGGCGCTTGCGGAGCGCCAGGAGCTGTCAACATAGAGCTCCCGGACTGATCCACCTCAGAAAGATAGTTGAAAGCGGGCTGGCGAAAATCCCAGAAATCATACTGGTCAGAAAGGCTGAGCTTCTTCGCGACCTGCCACACGATCCCGTAGTCCGCCGAGACATTCACGCGTTTGGCTGTCGAATATCCCGTCGTGGTGGCGGCTCGCAGTTTGGTTCTGGTTTCAATGCCGTTGAAGTATTCGTTATAGTCGGGCAGATTCATGTTTGCTCCGGTATAGCGAACGCGGCCGTTCATCTGCACGTTCTTGATGTTGGAGCTCTGGAAGCGGAACTCCTCTGTGGGAAAGAGAGTGCGAGTCGGCTCATAACGGGAGTACTGGAGATAGCCGTTGCAGGTCGCGTTGGCAGTCGGTGGACTCGTCGAGCTGCTCACAATCGCCGCGCCCGTGCAGCTTGGAACAGAGGTATTGTCGAAGCCGATGGTGACTGGGGCGCCGTTCGCGAGCTGCATATTCAAGCCGCTCAACTGCCAGCTGGTATTGCCTTTGTAGTGCGTCACATACTCTTCATAGGTAATCATGGTCTTCGAGAAAGGCTTCCAATCGACCGCCCCTAGCCAGCTATCGGTGCTGTTGCGCCAGTTCTGAAGCAGGAGTGCTTCGGTTCCCATGTGGAGCGAACTGCCTGTCGGCCCCTGCATGATGTTCTGCGAATAGCCGACGCGGAGACTGACCTTCGAGATCGGGAATAAGGTCAGGTTCGTGTCGGTCATTCGGCGGACGGTATTGAAAAGGTGCGGGGAACTCTGTACTTGCGGAAAGGTGTAGCCGTTCGAGGTGATTCCATTCGGTATCAGCGGATTATCGAACAGGTTGTAATCAAAGTACTGTCGATCGCGCCGGAACATCCCCTGAAAATCGTAGAGCTTCCCCTTGGACATGCGCAGCATTGTGAAATTATCCGGGTCGCCGCCGTAGCCGGCGCTATTCGCCATGAGGCTATCGAAAAAGGGATATTTGATTTTTCCAACCGCGTGCATCTCCAAGGCCTGGCTTAAAATCCGAGGGCCGCTCTGCAGATTGACGAGCGTGTCATACATTGGGCCACTTCCCGAGTAATCAACGATACGGCCACCCAGATCGATCGATTGATGAATTGCATACCCGTCCTTCACCGTCCCCGTTGTATCCTGCGCTGCACTTCTGGGCGTCATGGTCAATACAAAGAGCGCAACCCCCACACCTGCGAGCAGGCGCAGGATGACGGTGCGCGGAGGGAACTCATCAGGTATCCAATACGGACAAATAAGCGTCATTGCCTCTGTCCTCTCACTTGAAGAATTGCGGACTAGCATTCGAGCCGTGGATCTGCGTGTGGCAGTTCGTGCAGGCCACATATTGCGCCGCCTGGTTATGAACAGGTCCGGTCGGTGACACGGCGTGCGGGAAGCTGCCCATATTCGTCTCCGAATGGCACTGCAGACAGAGCGTATTGATGTTGCTGACGTTGAGCAGGCGCGCGTTCGGTGAGCCGTGTGGCGAGTGGCAGCTGGTGCATCCATCTGTCTTGATTACGGGATGTTCGTAGACAAATGGTCCCGCTGTTTCCGTGTGACATTTGGTACAAACCGCGTTCTGATCCGCAGTCGATTTCAACTGCTTGTCTTGAAAAGTACCGTGAGGGTCATGGCAGTCGCTGCAAGTCATCAGCCCTTCATCAACCTTGTGGTGGAAGGGTTGGGCGAACGCCGGCTTCACGTCGGTGTGGCAGCTATAGCAAAGCGTCGGTTGCGACACCTTCAGCAGGCTGACTTCCGCCTTGAAGCTGTGAATGCTATGGCAACTGGTGCAACTCAGGCCAGCTTCGCCGTGAGGAGAACGCTCGAAGTCGGGGTGCGCGCCCGCGTGGCAACCCAGGCAGGTTGCATCGA from Pseudacidobacterium ailaaui includes these protein-coding regions:
- a CDS encoding DmsE family decaheme c-type cytochrome; amino-acid sequence: MKRVLLCVALIASLTGIWETGPVKAAGKGGQQGSAAQSTATPGGSASEYVGSDTCMTCHADVAKSFASNPHSRLALMHDGKGATCESCHGPGKAHVDGGGDVTKIFRFSKASPKQIDATCLGCHAGAHPDFERSPHGEAGLSCTSCHSIHSFKAEVSLLKVSQPTLCYSCHTDVKPAFAQPFHHKVDEGLMTCSDCHDPHGTFQDKQLKSTADQNAVCTKCHTETAGPFVYEHPVIKTDGCTSCHSPHGSPNARLLNVSNINTLCLQCHSETNMGSFPHAVSPTGPVHNQAAQYVACTNCHTQIHGSNASPQFFK